In Brienomyrus brachyistius isolate T26 chromosome 11, BBRACH_0.4, whole genome shotgun sequence, the DNA window CCTCTTCAGTTTAATAACTCTCACACAGGATTGCAGGTGTGCTGTGCACACGTTCTCTCACTTTCCTTGTTATGCGTAATAAGGCCTCTTTAAGGACTGGCCTTTGGACACACTGCTGCATTCCAAGGTAGGTTGGACTGCCATTGCGCTGACAGTCATTGCTTGGTTTAACGCAATAGCAATCGAAAAAAGTAAGCAATTAAATGGGGTTAGACATGTGACTGATGGTACGAAACAGTCCTACCCACTGTGGAATTCCAGACCTTGTTTCTCACAGCACTGCTCAACATTTATCCAGCTGCCTTTGCCTGAGATAAAGGCCTTCATTGACCAAACAGCAGCGACCCCCCAGTGATGAAAATATGAGTTTTGAATGTTTTGGGTGAATATTATGGAATTCCTGGAACTTACAACATTTTAGCAGAATTCCGGAATGTTTTGCAATACTGCCAACAAGGAAACATTACTGCAAACAGCAATAAGCAGCACTTCTCAGGGAAATCCTTCCAGAACTTGCGCTTTTCAAAGAACACTTTGGTGGGCAGAAAAAAACTCATGACCCAGGACACACAATACGCAATATGCAAGTGGGACGTCCCACCAAGACAGCAAAAGTCCCACAGCCACTGCAAAATGCCAGACTGAACCTGTGGACGGGATCTTTCCGAGGCACTTGGAACAAGCGGAAAATTCCATAAACTTTAACATAAAAAACAGAATCCCGGCTTGAGAAGCACAACAAAGGAACGTTAATGTTTCAGAATGAGACAGGTAGGAGGGGGTCCATTTGACCTGTGAGGTAAATGAATGTTCTGATCTTCTGCAGTGGAATGAGATCGTAGGAAAGTCCAAGGTGCCTCCTACATGCAGCTTGGCTTTGATGTGAGAGGTGCGGTCTGAGGCCCGAAGGCCCCCATGTTGTCCTCCGAGCTGAATGCTCTGCCTGTCCTGCTGCGCGGAAACGCCACTGAGTGCAGTGTCCAGTGCCCATCCCTCGCACTGGCGTCTCGCAAACACGAGAGACTGGTGTGAAAGCTGGGTGCTGGAAGAGAGGACGTACAGCAGGGAGCAAAAGGGGGCATTGACGCTAGATTCAGGAAGTGGGTTCTTGGCAGGTTTCTTTTCAGGATTTTGCAGTATGTTTAATAAAAACTTGGTCTAAAGTTCATCGTTGCTGCTTTGGTGTGAGTTCTGCTCGCGCTCTCTGAGACAATCATGGCCGTTTGCATCCCTAATATTGGACAGTGTGGCGCGTTTGTGaggaatttaacaaaaatgaCCGAGGAGGAGAAAAGCAAATAAGATTTGGTGAGGAAAAGACATTCGCATTCagctgtatggaaatattttggattccGCAGAGACGATATTGAGCAAAAACAAGTGATTCGTCAACACTGCTTTGTATCGCTTGATGCAACTGGTAGATAATAATGGTTCTATTTGGATATAATTTATGTTGCTGCTCCTTTTTTGCTTTAcaaatgtgcccttgagaggtaaagtgggctgtcccacaaaaacaaagttttgagaaaatgagctccaaagtttacattttttcaaataatagatgtgcctataccctacaattgatatatatcataggtagcacagaggtatgacttagataatagcttatccaattgaaaatattcaataaaaagggggtagggatcaaaaatgtgggatagcccattatacctctcaagggcacaaataTCACAGTTTCTCTTGCAGTGTGACTTTTTCCAGTATCATTCTCTCCCTTCTGTGGGGGGGCCCACATGCTACCCTGGTGACTCATGTCCAGGTCTCTcatatcatccccaaaatgTCTCTGCAGTCTTCCGTAAACCAGGtgtgcccccccctgcccccctccctccccgtaCAGGAGTGCTCCAGCACCCAGGAGCTACAGGCCTCGCTGCGGCAGGCCCACAAGCTGCTGTCGGCCCATGAGGCCTCCTACCTGCAGAGCCTGCGATCGCTCAGGAAGAAGCTCAGTCTGCTGCAGAAGGCGGCGAGGACGGAGCAGCCGACCAAACCTAGCAATGGTGGGGCTCCTCCCATTCTACCCACTGCCCTCTAGTCAGCTCCCTTAAAAAGGCACAAGGCAGAATGACAATGATACCGCGTTGTTCAGAATATCCAAccaaataaattattatattGAAATTACTTCATTTTTTTACATGAAAACTGTGCTAAGCACAGCTCAGCCTATATGATGTTAACTTCACCTGAGATGGGTTGGGGTCACAGTTCTGCTCTTGACATTACTGGACACTGACAGGAAACTTCAGGAGCTCCATTTCCATGGTGTGCATGTGCTCTGCTGGTTCCCATAGcaacctgccccctgctggaggcgCCCCCTAATGGCAGGAAGCTCGGCATGGCCCTGGGGGTGGGCCACGAGGTGCACTTTCTGTGTGAGCCTGGGTACGAGCTGCTGGGCGCGGAGAGTCGGGTGTGTATGgaatccttgagctggagcggCCAGCCGGCCCTGTGCAGGAGTGAGTGTCAGAGCCGCCCCCCCCGCCTTTGAAGCGCTTCCTTTTCGCTTTGTCATCCCTGTCATCTCTTTATCTTCTCCCCTTTTCTTTCATCTCTGTCAGCTCCCTGTCATCCTCCTCTTTCTGTTCCGTAGCCCTGAATATACACATTATGCGCATATTTTACACGAAGACAGCATGTTTGCATCCAAATTCCATTTTCTGAGAGAATTCCCTCACACCACACTTGGCTGTCCAAGGAGAATAATGGCCCTGTAGACGTATACAGTTTCATGGCCTGCTACTGTCCGCAACGCCTTGTTGAAATTTGGATTCCGTCTCACCGAATTCTGGTCAAGGAAGAGAGGACAGATCTAAAGGCTATGTGCTTAAGGGCagacatgaaaaacaaaaagataTTTCCCATCTCTATTTTGGTCATAGCTTCTGCCTCTAATTAACTGATTTTTCCCAGACGTGGACGAGTGCGTATCTGCGCCCTGTCTCAACGGAGGAACGTGTGTGGATGACGTCAACCGGTTTATCTGTTTATGTCCCAGAAATTGGATGGGTCCTTCCTGTCAGACCCCAACCCTCACCTGTGAGTACACAGTGCTTATCCTACTAATTGTGCCTCAGTTTAGCTGTACTGAGCTGGATTCAGTTCCATTGTAGATCTATGGTATACTGTTGCCTTCATTTTCTGTCAATTTCTATGTTTTGGTTAAGCTCAGCTGTACAAATGGACCTAAAGGCAGTTAAATGGTCAATTCTCTGCcctttaaccctaaccctcagtgTGTATGAAATCTGGGGTAAGTATGTGTcttttgatggactggcatcccatccaggttctGCGTGACTTTCTACTGGACAGGCAAGTGTGGGAACTGGATGAATTTATTTCATCCACGTGCCAAGCATTGTTGACATTAAAATGCTGATTATCTCATGCTTACAGTTTCTTGCAGATATAAAATGCCTGATGTAAGGTTATGCTGTTGTTGACCTACGTGTAACTCACAATGTAGTTATACATCGTTCTGAAAGTTCCTGAGTGAattttgaggggaaaaaaaagttttcattgaaCAAGCATTGCCTGGATGTGATGTTAACACATCTGCATTAGCTATCTGTAGCTAATAAAAATGTAGTGTGAGCGATACACATGACTCCATTCGTTTACGATCTCAGTGTTAATGGCCGACATTCTCCAGAGCCTTTTAGAGGCTGCGCTAACAGACGTTGCAGCAGACGGCATCCATTATATGCTTGTAAATAAGGAAAGGCAGGTATGAAGTTCATTTGCGGGACAGATGCTCTATCTGTCACCCCCGAGAAAAGGTGCTTAACCTGAAACACGGCATAACCTACAGACAGCCCCTTTCGGGTCGAGAAGCTTTTAATCTCATggttggggggtgtgggggggggtagtcTGATGCGATGAGCCATTATCTAGCAATCAGAGCAAGAACGTGACCAGCGGAGTGTCTACAGGTGCTACCCATTTGGAGCGATACGGATCGCTACCTAAAGTAGATGTCGTTATGTCCCAGTCACCCATCCTGTAAGGCTGAGGGCAGAAGCGTTCTTGTGGTTTAATGAGGGTCCCTGATTGGTCCAGGGGTGTGTGGCAatgagaatgggggggggggggggggctgccggtGGTATACACAGGTTCTACTGTAACTCCTAATCCTGCATCCTGATTGGACGAGCAAAATCAATGTAGAGCTTTTTGGATGTTGACTGAGGTCTCTGTACGTGAACAGAACTCGCCGGCTGTCTGGCTTCCAGGAgcttgtgggtttttttttttttaaaaccggGACACGCTGACTCACATCACTCTTCCGTGCCAGTTCTAATCCTTCTAATTATGGTGGAAGcttgcagctgtgctgaggacaGGATGCCATAACGTACAGCCCTGCCCCAGCAGCAGTGCATCGTGGGTCGGggtccatatttttttttttaatctattggACGCTGTTCTGTTGCTTACGTTTTCCATCTCCTCCTCCACAGTCCTCAGCACTGTAATCAATGGCTCCTTGACCATCTCCCCATCTCCGCCTCCCTCGCCCTTCGTGCGCCCAGCGCAGTGCACCCAGCTACAGGGATCGACGCGCTGCTCCTGCGAGGCCGGCTTCGCCATCTCTGGCCGGGACAACCGCCTCTGCACAGGTCCGATCTGAAACCATCCTATGCAAATATACTATAAACACGCTTTCACTGCAGTGCCTATGAAGGAGAGTAAGAATCACATGTCAGTTTGTAAGCTAAGGCTTTCAAATGGCAGAAGCACTATGGCTTAGTGGATTAAATCTCCTGCCTAGTACTGATGGCCAAAAcaacatttgctgtattttttgaccccactggATGGTGTTcttgggttgctttgtgcccttttttgaacagagagcaccacctagtggggtcaaaaaatacagcaaatggttcacgaaacatcattttgtccatcactactgCGTCGTAAACAGGAGGCCCTGGGTTCAAATAAACCCCTGTGGCCAACAGAGTGACCAACAGTTTCTTTGGGTATGCTGACCAGCCAGGTGCCAGGACCCACAAACCTACTGTTATTTGCACCACGCATGATGGGTAGGCATAAACCCAATTTACTACTGGGATAAATAAAGATTCTCTGTTCTGTGTGATTGTAGTAATAAGTATTTGATTTCCTATGTCACGTACAAACCAGGTGGATTCTGGGAGTCTCCTGCTCCATCCACTGCATTGTTAGGGAATGCTAAGGTTTGCTAAGGGCCAAGCAGAGAGGATCTCTATCAGTGTCACTTGTGTAACTTTGCATTATAGATGTTGACGAATGCACGCTGTTCCATGAGGGCCAAGGGGGACGTCTGTGCCTGCACAACTGTGTCAACACCCCTGGGGGCTACCGCTGCACATGCCCCTCAGGATATAACATCACACGGGACAGCCGTGGCTGCAAGGGTCAGCATCACCCCCCTGGAGATCTTCCTATGCTAGCACATAGCTTCCTTTAGCCAGAGCAAACAGACAATCAAAATGGCGGTAATATTATACCGACCGGCACTTTTCGTGCGCTATGCCTTACCGACCCACTGTTTTCTCCTGCTGCGCAGATGTGGACGAATGTGCTGACAGGCAGCACACCTGCACCCAGGAGCAGCTCTGTGTCAACACCTATGGGGGTTTCCAATGTGTGCGTGTGGAGTGCCCCCGCATCAGAAACGCCACCTACTCCCAGACCTCAGCTACGTGAGAGCTGGCGCTCCGCATGGGCTTATGGCATGAGACAGGCTGCAGTGCAGTGTGGGATTG includes these proteins:
- the LOC125751807 gene encoding fibulin-7-like, producing the protein MKMIWIYSVIAILCHNEIQSSNGQECSSTQELQASLRQAHKLLSAHEASYLQSLRSLRKKLSLLQKAARTEQPTKPSNATCPLLEAPPNGRKLGMALGVGHEVHFLCEPGYELLGAESRVCMESLSWSGQPALCRNVDECVSAPCLNGGTCVDDVNRFICLCPRNWMGPSCQTPTLTFLSTVINGSLTISPSPPPSPFVRPAQCTQLQGSTRCSCEAGFAISGRDNRLCTDVDECTLFHEGQGGRLCLHNCVNTPGGYRCTCPSGYNITRDSRGCKDVDECADRQHTCTQEQLCVNTYGGFQCVRVECPRIRNATYSQTSATRCERNPCPVDNKGCLKAPNSVSFHFLSVVSNLPAPRVLFRVSATRMLGDTLRFGLLGTRGRQHFTVQRSDRQTGQLMLTRPVEGPATLEAEVEMSELEKGSVLGRYITRVTLFVSQYHF